The Cytobacillus firmus genome segment TATATTCCGTTCGATTCCATTTATCATTCTGATTGTGTTATTAATCCCATTTACTAAGTTTCTGCTTGGAACAATGATTGGGGAGGATGCAGCACTGCCTGCATTAATTATTGGTGCTGCCCCGTTTTATGCCCGAATGGTGGAAATCGGCTTGAGGGAAATTGACAAAGGGGTAATTGAAGCTGCCAAGTCAATGGGTGCAAAAACAAGCACGATCATCTGGAAGGTTCTGCTTCCGGAATCAATGCCCGCCCTTGTTTCGGGAATTACCGTGACAGCTATCGCGCTGGTTGGCTACACGGCAATGGCTGGTGTAATCGGTGCCGGGGGGCTTGGAAATCTGGCTTATCTGGAAGGATTCCAGCGGAGCCGAAGTGATGTGACGCTTATGGCGACCGTTATTATTTTAGTCATCGTGTTTATTATCCAGTTTATTGGAGATATCATTACAACAAAATTAGACAAACGATAAGGAGAGATTGACATGAAAAAATGGTTATCACTTGCTCTTGCGCTGGCAGTTGCACTTGTGCTTGCAGCTTGCGGCACTTCAGAAGAGGGCGGCAATGCCGGTGAAGGCGGAGATAGTAAAGAAAGCAAAAAGATTACAGTGGGGGCTTCCAATGTCCCTCACGCTGAAATTCTTGACGAAGCAAAGCCATTACTTGAAGAAAAAGGCTTTGAACTTGATGTTGTACCATTCCAGGATTATGTATTGCCAAACCAGGCTCTAGAATCTAAAGAGCTTGATGCTAACTACTTCCAGCACATTCCTTATCTTGAGTCACAAAAGGCTGAGCATGGATATGAATTTACGAATGCAGGCGGAATTCATATTGAACCAATCGGTGTGTATTCCAAAAAGTACAAGAACCTTGAGGAACTTCCTAAGGGTGCAACAATCATTATGAGCAACTCAGTCGCAGACCATGGCCGCATCCTTTCCATGCTTGAAGCTGAGGGACTTATCACTTTAAATGAAGATGTAGAAAAAACCGAAGCAACAATGGAGGATATCAAAGAAAATCCGAAAAAATTAAAGTTTGATACTGAATATGAAGCATCACTTCTTCCTCAAATCTACAATAATGGAGAAGGAGATGCAGTCCTGATTAACTCCAACTATGCAATCGATGCAGGATTAAATCCTCTTAAAGATTCAATTGCCATCGAAGATAAAGATTCACCATATGTAAATGTAATTGCAGTACGCACAGGTGATGAAGAAAAAGAAGGAATTAAAGCTCTTGTTGAAGTGCTTCGTTCAAAGGAAATCCAGGATTTCATTCTTGAGAAATATGAAGGTGCCGTTGTGCCGGTATCTGAGTAAAGAAGAAATGCAGGCGTTCACAGCGCCTGTTTTTTTTGTGGATCAACAGCCCCGCTTCCCGTATAGATTGAAAAGCAATCAAACATACTAACCTAGATACTATTTGAAATGGAGTGGAGATCGATGGAACATTATCATGAACCTTCAAACTCAATAGAAGAAGCCCTGCATGATTATAAAGTCGGATTAGGTGTTTTTACTGAAAAAATGCCGGATTTGGCAAAGC includes the following:
- a CDS encoding methionine ABC transporter permease; the protein is MLNEWFPNVKWDSMWEATVETLYMTTISVIATFILGAILGLLLFLTSKGNIWENAAINKIISAFVNIFRSIPFIILIVLLIPFTKFLLGTMIGEDAALPALIIGAAPFYARMVEIGLREIDKGVIEAAKSMGAKTSTIIWKVLLPESMPALVSGITVTAIALVGYTAMAGVIGAGGLGNLAYLEGFQRSRSDVTLMATVIILVIVFIIQFIGDIITTKLDKR
- a CDS encoding MetQ/NlpA family ABC transporter substrate-binding protein: MKKWLSLALALAVALVLAACGTSEEGGNAGEGGDSKESKKITVGASNVPHAEILDEAKPLLEEKGFELDVVPFQDYVLPNQALESKELDANYFQHIPYLESQKAEHGYEFTNAGGIHIEPIGVYSKKYKNLEELPKGATIIMSNSVADHGRILSMLEAEGLITLNEDVEKTEATMEDIKENPKKLKFDTEYEASLLPQIYNNGEGDAVLINSNYAIDAGLNPLKDSIAIEDKDSPYVNVIAVRTGDEEKEGIKALVEVLRSKEIQDFILEKYEGAVVPVSE